A region from the Aquimarina sp. ERC-38 genome encodes:
- a CDS encoding DUF1376 domain-containing protein, translating into MNKKDPAVLWYTNDFLEGTADLSPEEIGVYTILLCYQHRRGFLPDNLKKLSRLVRLPQPEFEAIWVEVSQKFVSYASVFKEGSDYGSDLFSDELKNKIVNPRMFLESRKRTKYLGKKAVFAVVGNWFRHHPTAKKLRKPQKEKIKKQIDYPMIFDSLLNKEQIEMYLNKIADRFAKGSDQQALFLEDENKDVIVNENVDENENVDENEIVNEDENINNIIEGEDLKIETLVSKNFKERLGFFFAQNGNARFQKVEAFLQKLYARGELKEFVDQSEAYMAYKKASQERIHGWRGYTGAWKQTNWKSKLAQFNSNLKLNKKKFSVNR; encoded by the coding sequence ATGAACAAAAAAGATCCGGCAGTACTGTGGTATACCAATGATTTCCTGGAAGGGACCGCAGACCTATCCCCTGAAGAGATCGGGGTATATACCATTTTATTATGTTACCAGCACCGTAGGGGGTTCTTACCTGACAACCTGAAAAAACTATCCAGGTTGGTACGCCTTCCCCAACCGGAGTTTGAAGCGATATGGGTAGAAGTAAGCCAAAAATTCGTTTCGTATGCGAGCGTGTTTAAAGAAGGTAGCGACTATGGTAGCGACCTCTTTAGCGATGAGCTAAAAAACAAGATTGTAAACCCCAGGATGTTCCTGGAATCCCGGAAGCGAACAAAATACCTCGGAAAAAAAGCGGTTTTTGCTGTCGTTGGAAACTGGTTCAGGCACCATCCTACGGCAAAAAAACTACGGAAACCTCAAAAAGAGAAAATAAAAAAGCAAATCGATTATCCTATGATCTTTGATAGCCTTCTAAACAAGGAACAAATTGAAATGTACCTTAACAAGATCGCTGATCGCTTCGCTAAGGGAAGTGATCAGCAAGCACTTTTTTTAGAAGATGAAAATAAAGATGTAATTGTAAATGAAAATGTAGATGAAAATGAAAATGTAGATGAAAATGAAATTGTAAATGAAGATGAAAATATAAATAATATAATAGAAGGCGAAGATCTAAAAATTGAAACTTTGGTCAGTAAAAATTTTAAAGAACGACTCGGCTTTTTCTTTGCTCAAAACGGGAATGCCCGTTTCCAGAAAGTGGAAGCCTTCCTTCAAAAACTGTATGCTCGAGGGGAACTAAAAGAATTTGTTGATCAAAGTGAAGCTTACATGGCTTATAAAAAAGCTTCGCAAGAACGTATCCATGGTTGGAGGGGGTATACCGGGGCGTGGAAACAAACGAATTGGAAAAGTAAATTGGCGCAGTTTAATTCAAACCTAAAATTAAATAAAAAGAAATTCTCTGTAAACCGATAG
- a CDS encoding RHS repeat-associated core domain-containing protein — protein sequence MKTNNIYTLLLFFCFCSFGVKAQQVQEYDPSREGTYTISEGKVTETLVTPAPDMPSAENAIPKASNSGIGETEANFSISLSGAATYNIPIAVPPGINGVVPQLTFNYNSQSGTNLLGWGWNISGLSSITRIPSTVYHDGINDAVDFDNLDRFALDGKRLVLKSGTYGGDGAEYQTETYSNLTITSHGTSPYGSNYGPAYFKVLYPDGSVAYFGNSPDSNSRLEYGITTMTNPYKVSIQYSYEKGLDTNLISISSIKYGGTGTSSINEVKFIYTVRDRFEESYIGGVEFVRRNLLQSVQVLAKGTEYRNYRLSYDLTVFLYNRVIGLYETVGRAEHSAISFRYTIPNFFKQYKRTESRLDVGNLNLENANIIPLDFSGRGGMEFIAHEKKDPTKLFIQFGTDFTRGVTFNSGSFTRVFPTTTRDESNKISRSQGFTISKESHSEVNFQTYALFKKSVIELSHERKWKRPTYEYMPDCVSTFTETIPLKYVSGDFDGDGLTDVLALTNAYDRKSCRGLKNLCNCRETPISSSSATLINLDRNITSNAIKDLGEWTTSLGRFDKLQPIDFNGDGKTDLLHIFNGGYKVYQIEDSKLKEVTKGSNSHIRLEKPILIGDYNGDGKTDFMTPIEAESNQFLTVFSTGKAYLEEINSYGFKYWNNEKTNVDYTGYFLIPMDANGDGKTDVISYTSVANRKSPHSSTQRVKVFYNQFNSNAGRRAFWENTQEINIKYPLKRFPLITFFNSERTNYGLHFATLNDRTVHSYTFGLDHTNTTTINTIASNGVKYDINYKKMESFSGGFFGFYQKGTKQEYPFVDIAAAPSIRLVNSVVRKVPDNNSIEDVTQEFAYRGGVSAMDGRGFLGFTNVAQSNWHTTPRNKIFNNYTFSLEHKGAVSQSYVTRGFFNHDEVPVDYLSKTINVYTSQLLPNKVFKLKLESSTKQNNINGVSESKHFVYDSYLNPTKETINYNGQGSKVVDIKYANSRGAPYYFGRPLEKTTTTTIGSERFTTKEVLEYEGYSVKLKKSTANNSKANLEAFDYDGYGNLTKQVTTPAGEVPRTVSFKYDPSHRFIVEAVDAEGLKTTYTNDDRTGSLLTQINPYNHKMTYEYDPWNRVEKETDFLGNLTTYKYEEDNTFNYTVTATSSDDSSSSVTYDALKRKVREQSRGLDGVWKGVSYKYDELGRLSGESEPHLGSSPSQWNTIGYDEEGRVKSQTSYTGGSTQFSYKGLEVTATDRNKTVTTLYDALGNTLSTTDPGGKITFTYFGNGNLKSSNYNSMTQVVQQDNWGRKTKLIDPSAGEYTYEYNGWGEVTKETTPKGSVEYTFTPTGRLKSTIGQGDETYYDITYDYDDDTKLLESLNFLNYIDRNNQTITYEYDQYQRVKEVNEYIRNDSFKKTITYDKYGRLSREDYEASADQLKSSASIKQLYDNYGNYRGTDQYQIKESNARGQATKIETIGGQEVKNQYDNFGFLKQTSLAGKEKGITSIINDYNFEPIRGNLQSRSNLTYQEDYTYSKNERFDYDGLDRLVSDNGSITSYGNDGRITENVKVGRYAYRPGNDKYKMNVIYVPTENTQEVRGMTPRSITYNAFKAPVEIKATRKGKKQQVFFSHGHNMQRIKAYYGEGDKARVLLRYEKTYSSIAPVETIRDKEDGTTKFIFYLGGDAYTAPTAKVEQYKGTVNILSESLILQRDYQGSILNILKVIGQANGESNAELLEQRHYTAWGVVDYFWSKSGKKVMDRGSILDRGYTGHEHFDEVSLIHTNGRMYDPYLQRFLSPDNYIQDPTNTQNYNRYGYVLNNPLKYTDWSGEIIDGGEFYEIPFLGLVSPFVMGLAFFDAFTGNNTYQDLRNLEVADWMENNINSLGRDTENYLNNLRGGFGLVDLVTDWINNTGNSFIENYYKFTNGITSSDPLMNSSPGIGGALTGGVINGAFGDNSIQRLPERLNFEGVRTVEQQKQFLQNTIDWFGHIQKFGGQGLSPGDIIDFFAEPLTEKSFSEKIIDGLRDALGGDSDGVHEVNITNKEGNSVAIGYFSNVRKFAQNYTLNSIDFESNLGGSNSHRISLRSHSTGSGVPQAVVYLYFSGVNSNLYDYIVQQINQYTPQRVKITPAK from the coding sequence ATGAAAACAAACAACATATACACCCTTTTACTTTTTTTCTGCTTCTGTAGCTTTGGGGTAAAGGCACAACAAGTCCAAGAATATGACCCTTCCCGGGAAGGTACCTATACCATAAGTGAAGGCAAAGTAACAGAAACCCTGGTCACCCCCGCACCTGATATGCCATCAGCGGAAAATGCTATCCCAAAAGCTTCTAACTCCGGGATTGGTGAGACCGAAGCCAATTTTTCCATTTCCCTCTCCGGGGCAGCGACCTATAACATCCCCATAGCAGTACCCCCAGGTATTAACGGGGTTGTCCCACAACTAACTTTTAACTATAATAGCCAATCCGGAACCAACCTACTTGGGTGGGGCTGGAACATCTCGGGGTTATCTTCCATAACCAGAATCCCTTCTACCGTTTATCACGATGGTATTAACGATGCCGTAGATTTTGACAACCTTGACCGCTTTGCCTTAGATGGTAAGCGGTTAGTCTTAAAGAGTGGTACTTATGGCGGGGATGGCGCAGAATATCAGACGGAAACTTATTCTAACCTTACCATTACCTCCCATGGGACTTCCCCCTATGGGTCAAACTATGGTCCTGCATACTTTAAAGTACTGTACCCTGACGGGAGTGTTGCCTACTTTGGTAATTCCCCGGACTCCAATTCAAGATTGGAATATGGAATCACTACGATGACCAACCCTTATAAAGTAAGCATACAATATTCGTACGAAAAAGGCTTGGACACCAATCTTATTTCTATTTCTTCTATAAAGTATGGTGGTACGGGGACTTCCAGTATCAATGAGGTCAAGTTTATCTATACGGTCAGGGATAGGTTTGAAGAAAGCTATATAGGCGGGGTAGAGTTTGTAAGGAGGAACCTTCTCCAATCCGTCCAGGTATTGGCTAAGGGAACCGAATACAGAAATTATAGGTTAAGCTATGACCTTACTGTCTTCCTCTATAATCGGGTTATTGGATTGTACGAGACCGTTGGGAGAGCCGAGCATTCCGCTATTAGCTTTAGATATACCATACCGAATTTTTTTAAACAGTATAAAAGGACGGAAAGTAGGCTTGATGTTGGGAACCTAAACCTAGAGAACGCAAATATAATACCGTTAGATTTTAGTGGTAGGGGGGGCATGGAATTTATAGCACATGAGAAGAAAGACCCTACTAAACTATTTATACAGTTCGGTACCGACTTTACCCGGGGGGTGACCTTTAATAGCGGTAGTTTTACTAGGGTGTTCCCAACTACTACCAGGGATGAATCAAATAAAATTAGCCGGAGCCAAGGCTTTACTATATCTAAAGAAAGCCATTCCGAGGTAAATTTTCAAACCTATGCTTTATTCAAAAAATCGGTTATTGAACTTAGCCATGAGAGGAAATGGAAAAGACCTACCTATGAGTATATGCCGGATTGTGTTTCCACCTTTACCGAAACCATCCCCTTAAAATACGTTTCTGGGGATTTTGACGGGGATGGGCTAACTGATGTTTTAGCGCTTACCAATGCATATGATAGGAAATCTTGTAGGGGTCTTAAAAATCTTTGTAACTGTAGGGAAACCCCAATTAGTTCTTCCAGTGCAACGCTTATCAACCTGGATAGAAATATCACTTCAAATGCTATCAAAGACCTGGGGGAATGGACAACTAGCCTTGGTAGGTTTGATAAGTTACAACCAATCGACTTTAACGGGGATGGGAAAACGGATTTGTTACATATCTTCAACGGTGGCTATAAGGTTTACCAAATAGAGGATAGCAAACTAAAAGAAGTAACCAAAGGTAGCAACTCCCATATAAGGTTGGAAAAACCTATACTGATCGGGGATTATAACGGGGATGGAAAAACTGATTTTATGACGCCTATTGAAGCGGAATCCAATCAATTTTTAACCGTTTTCTCTACGGGTAAGGCTTACTTGGAAGAAATTAACAGTTATGGGTTTAAGTATTGGAATAACGAAAAAACTAATGTTGACTATACAGGTTATTTTCTTATTCCTATGGATGCCAATGGGGATGGAAAAACCGATGTGATTAGCTATACTTCTGTTGCTAATAGAAAATCCCCTCATTCAAGCACACAACGTGTCAAAGTTTTTTACAACCAGTTTAATTCTAATGCAGGGCGTAGGGCATTTTGGGAAAATACCCAAGAAATTAATATCAAATATCCTTTAAAGCGTTTTCCCCTAATTACTTTCTTTAACTCGGAACGGACTAATTACGGTTTACATTTTGCAACGCTAAATGATAGGACGGTACACTCCTATACCTTTGGGCTTGACCATACCAATACCACTACTATCAATACTATTGCCAGTAACGGGGTTAAGTATGACATCAACTATAAAAAAATGGAAAGCTTTAGCGGTGGTTTTTTTGGGTTCTACCAAAAAGGTACTAAGCAGGAATACCCCTTTGTGGATATAGCAGCTGCCCCATCCATCCGGTTAGTTAATTCTGTGGTCAGGAAAGTACCGGACAATAACAGTATAGAAGATGTTACCCAGGAGTTTGCTTATAGGGGCGGTGTTAGTGCCATGGACGGAAGGGGGTTCCTTGGCTTTACCAATGTAGCCCAGAGCAATTGGCATACCACCCCCAGGAACAAGATTTTCAACAACTATACCTTTAGCCTGGAACACAAGGGTGCGGTTAGCCAGTCTTATGTGACAAGGGGGTTTTTTAACCACGATGAAGTACCTGTTGACTATTTGTCTAAGACTATTAATGTATATACTTCCCAACTACTGCCAAATAAAGTATTTAAGCTTAAACTGGAATCCTCCACCAAACAAAACAACATCAATGGTGTGAGCGAATCCAAACACTTTGTATATGATAGTTACCTGAACCCTACCAAAGAGACTATAAACTATAACGGGCAAGGAAGTAAGGTAGTCGATATAAAGTACGCCAATAGCCGTGGTGCCCCCTACTACTTTGGGCGACCCTTAGAAAAAACCACCACTACCACTATTGGAAGCGAGCGTTTTACTACCAAAGAAGTACTAGAGTATGAGGGGTATTCTGTTAAGTTAAAGAAATCTACCGCCAATAACTCAAAAGCAAACCTGGAAGCTTTTGACTATGATGGTTACGGGAACCTAACCAAACAAGTTACCACTCCTGCTGGTGAAGTACCAAGGACGGTATCTTTTAAGTACGACCCTAGCCATAGGTTTATAGTAGAAGCAGTTGATGCCGAAGGTTTAAAAACAACGTATACCAATGATGACAGGACAGGTTCTTTGCTAACCCAAATTAACCCCTATAACCATAAAATGACTTATGAGTATGACCCCTGGAACCGGGTAGAAAAAGAAACGGACTTTTTAGGGAACCTGACTACTTATAAGTATGAGGAAGACAATACTTTTAATTATACGGTAACGGCAACCTCTAGTGATGATAGTTCGTCTTCGGTCACCTATGATGCTTTAAAACGAAAAGTTAGGGAGCAATCCAGGGGGCTTGATGGGGTTTGGAAAGGGGTTTCTTATAAGTATGATGAACTCGGAAGGTTATCGGGAGAGAGTGAACCGCACCTGGGAAGTAGCCCATCCCAATGGAATACTATTGGGTATGATGAAGAAGGAAGGGTAAAAAGCCAGACTTCTTATACCGGGGGTTCGACCCAATTTAGCTATAAAGGTTTGGAAGTTACTGCAACCGATAGAAATAAGACTGTTACCACCTTGTATGATGCCCTGGGCAATACCCTTTCAACTACAGACCCAGGGGGTAAAATTACCTTTACCTATTTTGGGAACGGAAATTTAAAATCGTCCAACTACAACTCCATGACCCAGGTGGTACAGCAGGATAATTGGGGTAGGAAGACAAAGCTTATAGACCCTTCGGCAGGGGAATATACCTATGAGTACAACGGATGGGGGGAAGTTACTAAAGAAACCACCCCAAAGGGTAGTGTTGAGTATACGTTCACCCCGACCGGAAGGCTAAAAAGTACTATTGGGCAAGGTGATGAAACTTATTATGACATAACTTACGATTATGATGATGACACAAAATTATTAGAATCGTTAAACTTTCTAAATTATATTGATCGAAATAACCAAACTATAACTTATGAGTACGATCAGTACCAGCGGGTAAAAGAAGTAAATGAATACATAAGAAATGATAGCTTTAAGAAAACCATTACCTACGATAAGTACGGTAGGCTTAGCCGGGAAGATTATGAAGCAAGTGCAGATCAGTTAAAGAGTAGTGCATCTATTAAGCAACTCTACGATAATTATGGTAACTACAGGGGTACCGATCAATACCAGATCAAAGAGAGTAATGCCCGGGGGCAGGCTACCAAGATAGAAACCATTGGCGGACAGGAGGTAAAAAACCAGTATGATAATTTTGGGTTCCTTAAACAAACTAGCCTAGCTGGAAAAGAAAAGGGAATTACCAGTATCATCAACGACTATAACTTTGAACCGATCCGGGGTAATTTACAAAGTAGGTCAAACCTTACCTATCAGGAGGATTATACCTATTCTAAAAATGAGCGTTTTGACTACGATGGTTTAGACCGGTTGGTAAGTGATAATGGGTCTATTACCAGTTATGGTAATGATGGTAGGATTACCGAAAATGTTAAAGTAGGTAGGTATGCCTATAGACCTGGCAATGATAAATATAAGATGAACGTTATCTACGTTCCTACCGAGAATACGCAAGAGGTTCGTGGCATGACCCCACGCTCCATTACTTATAATGCGTTTAAAGCCCCCGTGGAAATTAAAGCTACCAGGAAAGGTAAAAAGCAACAGGTATTTTTTAGCCACGGTCATAATATGCAACGGATCAAAGCTTACTACGGGGAAGGAGATAAAGCCAGGGTACTACTTCGATATGAGAAAACCTATTCTTCTATTGCCCCGGTTGAAACCATAAGGGACAAGGAGGACGGTACCACTAAGTTTATATTTTACCTCGGGGGCGATGCCTATACTGCACCAACGGCTAAAGTAGAACAGTACAAGGGCACGGTTAATATTCTTTCAGAAAGCTTGATCCTGCAACGCGACTATCAAGGGAGTATCTTAAACATTCTAAAAGTAATAGGGCAGGCAAACGGGGAGAGTAACGCAGAACTATTGGAGCAACGCCATTATACTGCCTGGGGGGTTGTGGATTACTTCTGGTCAAAGAGCGGTAAAAAAGTTATGGACAGGGGTAGTATCCTTGACCGGGGTTATACCGGACATGAACATTTTGATGAGGTTAGCCTTATCCATACGAACGGTAGGATGTACGACCCGTACTTGCAACGCTTTTTATCCCCGGATAACTACATCCAAGACCCTACCAACACTCAAAACTATAATCGTTATGGCTATGTCTTAAACAACCCACTTAAATATACGGATTGGAGTGGTGAAATAATTGATGGAGGTGAGTTCTATGAAATACCTTTTCTAGGTTTAGTATCACCATTTGTAATGGGGTTAGCTTTCTTTGATGCTTTTACCGGGAACAACACTTATCAAGACCTTAGAAATTTAGAGGTTGCAGATTGGATGGAAAACAACATTAATAGTTTAGGTAGAGATACAGAAAACTATTTAAACAATTTGAGAGGTGGTTTTGGGTTAGTTGACCTTGTAACGGATTGGATAAATAATACAGGTAATAGCTTTATTGAAAATTATTATAAGTTTACCAATGGGATTACAAGTTCTGACCCGCTAATGAACTCTAGCCCGGGGATTGGTGGCGCTTTAACTGGTGGTGTAATTAATGGAGCATTTGGCGATAATTCTATTCAAAGGTTACCAGAACGATTGAACTTTGAAGGAGTTAGAACCGTTGAGCAACAAAAGCAATTTTTACAAAATACTATAGATTGGTTCGGACATATCCAAAAGTTTGGGGGTCAAGGTCTTTCACCAGGCGATATCATTGATTTTTTTGCAGAACCCTTAACCGAAAAATCTTTTTCGGAAAAAATAATTGATGGGCTTAGAGATGCACTTGGAGGAGATTCTGATGGTGTTCACGAAGTGAATATTACTAATAAAGAAGGTAATTCTGTTGCAATAGGTTATTTCAGTAATGTTAGAAAATTTGCTCAAAATTATACGCTAAATAGTATAGATTTTGAAAGCAATTTAGGCGGTAGCAATTCCCATAGGATTAGTTTAAGATCCCATAGTACAGGTAGCGGTGTACCACAAGCAGTAGTATATCTTTACTTTTCAGGTGTAAATAGTAATTTATATGATTATATTGTTCAACAAATAAATCAGTATACACCACAGAGAGTTAAAATCACACCCGCTAAATAA